The following DNA comes from Thermincola ferriacetica.
CGGTACAGATGAAACAGCTCTATACTCAGGAATAAGCAACAGCCTATACCTCATTTCCTCTTCATCCCGGCAGTCTCTGAAGTTATATTCCCGAAATACCCCGGGCTGGTTAGTCGCCCGGGCAAAGGTTAAAAAAGCTAACCTGGCCCGCCGCAAGGAATCTTCATTTAAGTCCGGAAAGTGGTAAATTGATACCCCATTATTGTAGGCCACCTTCATCTCGGCTTCCATTCTGCCCTGGCGGGTTTTCTTGACAGCCAGTTCTAACTGTTCCAACCCCAAGGGACCTGGATTAATTTCGCCAAAAGCTTTACTGGCAATTATAACTTCGACAACTTTTTCTCCCGTCGCCAAATTCACCATATCACCTCCCGGCTTTTATTAATCTTTGGGAAATTATGTCTTAGTTACTTTTGTTCCTATTATTACCATACTCAAACATAAAAAGACAAAAAAAAAACGGTAAAATTACCGTTATTTTAATGCCAGTTATCATTTAACTTTTTCTTCCACTGGTGCACAGCATCAACCAGTCCAACCAAATCAAGAAAATCAAGGGCCGACATATCAATAAACTGCGGATTCTTTAATAAATCATCGATAGGAGTGTGGTCTTGCACACAGTCCATATGAACCGGATGAACCAGTAATGTTTTTGAGTGATAAAAACTTCGCACAGCCGAACGAAATTCTTTTCTAATCAGCCTATCGCAGATGGCACAATAAACGGTCCGACCGCTTTTCAACTTATTTCCAAATATTTTTTCAGCCTTTGCAATGGCAGCGCTACAGGTGAATCTATTTTGGCAATCCGCCAAATTGATCTCGATACACTCCATTATTCTCCTACCTTTCTTGAATGGCCCAAACAATGCTAAACCTAAAATAACTAGGTGATTCTCGACTATCACGCACCAAGTGTCTCAACTTCAAAAGCTTTTCCACAATTGGTTATTTAATTATATCAGGCCTTCCGTGTCGAAATCGTAAAAAAAAAGTAAGTACCGAATTTTTTATCCGGGTCCGGTAATACCCGCATAGCCTCAACAGACGGGGTCAGAATGGTCAAACGTAAAAGTTCGCGCACGCCAACCCAAAATCTAAGGAGAATATCCTCCGTTACCCAGGAAGCCCGACGAGTATTTCAAAACTTTACTGGGTAATTATTACTTTGTACCCCACCGGGTCCCAGTTAACGGTGGCTCCCAGTGCTTCGGACACAAACCTCAAAGGTACAAAAGTGTATCCATTTTTAATGACCGGTGCCTGGTCGATGGTCACCGTTTTCTCATTAATAGCAGCGGCTTTATTCCCTATCTTTAACTTTACAGTTATATCGCCTTTTCTCGCTGTTACAGTCCTTGTTCCGGCATCCCATTCCACGCTGGCGCCAAGGGATTCAAAAACACCCCGTAGCGGAACGAGTGTCCTTCCGCCTGCTATGTAAGGTTTAACAGGGAATGACCTTGTTTGTCCACTTATAATGACTTTTATTTCCGGCTGCTGCTCAAAAATCAGTATCGCGTTACTTATTTTTCTGCCCGGTTTGGTCAGATACGATCCCTTAAAATAAAGCCCACTCGATGCCCCGCCGTCCAGATTCATAGCCTCCACCGCACCGAGTTTCTGCATAACCTGGGCCAGTTCCCCGACCGTCGCCCGATTTACGGTAACAAGCATAAGAACATTGCCGGCAGTCTTTCCGATCGCACTCCGTGCCCCGCTGTCGGTGAGGATTTTGGGATCCGTAAAACCCTCTGCTCTGGGGTTGACCACAACCCTGCCAGCAGACAAAAGGATGGGACCGGCGCCCACTGAATGTTTTATCCGGCTCCAGTCAACGGCATTCCCTGCCAGGTCCCTGAAGGAAAGACTGTAATTAACCGGGGTTCCCGGTGTAAATCGCTCCACATACCTGCTGACATTCGGGTCTGAACCAAAGTTTATGACGTAGCCGTTAGAAGGGATTGACGCCTCGCCGGTGACAACGGAATCGACAACCCCGTTTTTCACCACCACCGACGTACCGGTTTTCATCCCGGTCGTTTTTCCTTTTCGGGGAGTAAAAATCTCAATGGCGGAAGGATCTGTCAATACGTGATTTATACCCCAGGCATACCAGTTATGCAGAAAGTCATCGTTATTGTCCGTAGTGCCTGTAATATAAGTTCTGAGCGGCGCAAACCGCACTTCGTTATTTTCTCCGAACCCAACAGTGGAACCAACATTTGAAAGGTGAAGAAAGCTGCCGTCAATCTGAATGTTACCTTGCGGCTGCATATCAGAATATGCGTTAAAAAATGTTCCGTTAATCGCCGCCAACGCACCATGGCGTCTGGCCAGTGCTGACAGTTCCTCGGTTCCGCCGACATAGCCTCCGCCGAGAGCCGGCTTTACTCTGATCCAGGGACTTTTGAGGTTTATGTACACAGCCTTAACTGAAAAATTCTTTTTGCCTATTGTAACTGTCTGCGAACTACTCCAGACATTCGCGGTTGCATCCGCCCGAGGCACATTATAAAAAGCCTGACTGACTGCAATGGTTAATACCAGAAAAATTATTACTGATATAATCCATTTTCTCATCTCGCTTTCCCTCCCATAGGCCTTGAACAGGTAACAATCCAGATCCAAATTATTCGTTCGGCGAATTTCGTTTTTTCCCTTCTGTTTTTCGCAAAGCAAACATTCAGGAAAAACTTTAAATATTTAAACCGTCTAAATTTTCACCTTTTATTCACAAAAAAGAACAAAAGTTTCTATTGAAACTTCAAGGAAACTTTTGTTGATATCCGGAAATCATGCTTTGAGGTTATCCACAATTTTACCTCAAAGCATAATTTCCTAAATATAAAAAAAATATATATTTATATTCTATTAGAATTATCATATAATAATTGTAGAATAATTTGACCGGAGGAGACCGAAATGATTATAAAATCGTCGACAACGCTTCGTAATGATTACAACGCTATCGCCAAACTTGCCCATGAAAAGGCTGAACCTATATACATCACCAGAAACGGTGAAGGGGATCTTGTGGTTATGAGTATTGAGGCTTTTGAACGCCGGGAAGCTATGCTTGATCTTAAAGAAAAGCTTCTGTTTGCCGAGCAACAGCGCCTTGCCGG
Coding sequences within:
- a CDS encoding stalk domain-containing protein, with product MRKWIISVIIFLVLTIAVSQAFYNVPRADATANVWSSSQTVTIGKKNFSVKAVYINLKSPWIRVKPALGGGYVGGTEELSALARRHGALAAINGTFFNAYSDMQPQGNIQIDGSFLHLSNVGSTVGFGENNEVRFAPLRTYITGTTDNNDDFLHNWYAWGINHVLTDPSAIEIFTPRKGKTTGMKTGTSVVVKNGVVDSVVTGEASIPSNGYVINFGSDPNVSRYVERFTPGTPVNYSLSFRDLAGNAVDWSRIKHSVGAGPILLSAGRVVVNPRAEGFTDPKILTDSGARSAIGKTAGNVLMLVTVNRATVGELAQVMQKLGAVEAMNLDGGASSGLYFKGSYLTKPGRKISNAILIFEQQPEIKVIISGQTRSFPVKPYIAGGRTLVPLRGVFESLGASVEWDAGTRTVTARKGDITVKLKIGNKAAAINEKTVTIDQAPVIKNGYTFVPLRFVSEALGATVNWDPVGYKVIITQ
- a CDS encoding type II toxin-antitoxin system Phd/YefM family antitoxin — protein: MIIKSSTTLRNDYNAIAKLAHEKAEPIYITRNGEGDLVVMSIEAFERREAMLDLKEKLLFAEQQRLAGEPAISLNEAHKRLREKINGKV